DNA sequence from the Pogona vitticeps strain Pit_001003342236 chromosome 11, PviZW2.1, whole genome shotgun sequence genome:
gtaCAAACCTACCATTCTCCTGCTCTGAGCACGCTCCATCCAAACCAATTTTGCAAGCTAAGCAGGCTCTCACTTGCTAAGACCTTGGAGAGGACACCACAGGATACCAGGAATGTCCTGGGAGAGCTAGGAAAGAATCCCTTCAGTCAGAATGGACTCCACTGGGCTCAACAGGCCAAGGATCTGACTCTGCATAAGGCAACCTCCCCAGTTGGATCAGGACTTATCAAAAAGTACCAGTGTACTAAACATCTGGTTAGAAGACCCTGAGATTTTAGAATATTCAGATGCGTAAAAAAGCAAACCTGAAAAAAAACGGTCCACTCCTTCTCCTGACCTCATAGTCGTTTCATGTCATCTTAGAGGTGGGCTAAATAGCCATGGTATATTTACACCATAGTGTTTTTCTTCTCCccgggagggggtggggaggaagaagacCTCACAAAAACTTGCTTCTAATACTGACCAGCTTTAAACAACCAGAGGAAGCGGGATAACCTGTCACCAAGCCATCTTTGCATGACAGAACCAGACTGGAAGTAAGCCAAGAACAGTGAGacagcgcacacacacacacacagatgggagAGCCAGCTCCCCTTCAACCGAAGTGAGTGAAAACCATCACCCCAGCTCTAGCAGGCCATTCTGCCCTCCCTCCTCAAGAGCCAAGACGAAATGCCCGAATACTTCGGAAGagcaccccccacccacccaggccCTTTTCTGTGCCGAAAggcatcacctggcaagacagAGATTTTGTTCCCTGGAATGCCTGAGCTCCAGGAAATTAGGAAAGCCACCTCAGCATCACTTAATAGCTCACATGTACGCACTGCACATGCAGTGCACATTACACAATGAAGCCCTCTTTTTCCAGCTCAAAGAGCTGAATTCCAGTTCCGGGAACCCTGCAGGAATGGAAATTTAAATAGGTCATAAGCAGGATGAGCTGTACAACATCCCAAAAGCCCATCTTGCAGTTtcactgtgtctttttttttcttgtttgatttTCGTTTGCATTTTTAAGTTCTGTCTGAGAAGGCAGCCTATGGACCtctctggacctgctgaaatgcccccccccccgcacatgaAGCCTCTCAGTTATCCTGACCATAAATCAGGAGCAGGGCCGTCCCTGGCAGACGATCATGccaactttccttccttctgccttcacGCTTAGCCTTGGGATGGAGCCAGGGGTCCCCAGACCCGTTCCACAGacccaaataaaataaagtaaataaatatgagGATCAAAAGgagggtctgggttcaaatccccacccagATACAAACCTCCCCCAGGGGGCCTTGGGCCTCTCCTTCGTCCTCACCTGCCctacctcacaaggctgttgtgGGGCGGGAGGGCGTGGAGGAAAGTCCCGATCCTGAACCCAAGAGGGATCCCGGTGGGCCCGATCCTGCTGCAATTGGAGACAAAAGGGCCacgtgggtgggggtgggggagaatcccTGAGGGCCAAGACAAagggagccgccgccgcccctctcTTCCCAGGGCGCCTGAGGCTCCGCAGCCTCCCCGGAGAGGGGGGGCGATCGGCCCATGCTCAGAGGCTACATTCTGGGCGAGGAGGGACAAGCCCCCAGGCGGGGCCCCCGACTTACTTGTCCCGGATGATGGTCTGCAGCTCCCGGATCTGGTCGTTCATGGGCAGGAGCTTGAGCTGCGGCGTCGGCGCTTCGAGGGAGCCGGCGGGGGAGCCCTGGGCAggccgggccgccgccgccccctcgaGGGCCCCGTTGCTGCACCGCGtccccgaggaggaggaagagcagcccCCGCCGCCGTGGCCGTCCCCGCAGTAGCAGCCACAGGCGCCTCCGACGACGCTGCTGCTGTCCGGGCTGGGGCTGTCGTCGCCCTCGGGGCCCGCGTCGGCGAAGCGCAACAGccgggaagcagcagcagcagcaggaggaggaggcggaggagaagcagcgccgccgccgcctccgccgcccgcCGTCTCCCGGTCCCCCTCGCCGATCCCCCCCGGCGGAGGCTGACGGGAGGCGCCGTTCGCCGAGGAAGAGGAGGCGCCTCCTCCGCCGCCGGAgccgcctcctccgccgccgctgcCCACCCGCTGGTCGTGGCAAGGcatcctccgccgccgcctctccatccgccgccgccgccgcctctgagggcaggcaggcaggccggccaGGCGCCCTCCGGGCCACGCGCTCGCCCGGCGCTCCGGTTCTCCCCTCAGCCCACGCCGCCCGCCCATTGGGCGCCGCGCCTGCCACTCCACGCCCACGGACGGCGCCCAGAGGCTCGGCCAAGGGTCCGCCCCGCCCTTCCGACGCCTTGGCGCTCCGCCTCCCTCCTGGCTGCCCGCGCGCACGCGCCCTTCGGCTTTCcccatccctcctcccccctcctccgcGTTGGCGCCTTTTTTTACCTCACGGCGTTAAACGCTGTTCGTGTCTGAgactccctttccctctcctggcACGCGGTCAGGGCTTCTCCCgttctctctcctcctcatcaCGAAGCCGccgctccccccctcccttccaggcGTGCGATGAATTACATTTTCCTCTTTGTTTTAATGACAGGGCccgaggaggggggggaggggcctTCCGCCCAAGCTCACCCTCGAACACCTCCCGGGAGGCGGGAAGGCGCCGGGGTGGCCCTCGCCCGAACGGCTTTCTCCCAGCCCGGggaatgctgggaaatgtagttcagcGCAGGAGGGAGAAGGGCGCGCTTGGCCCTCGCTGGACTACGCTTCCCAGGATCCTTTGGGgcggtgggagggagggaatggaataaataaataggtaggcaggcaggtaggtggaGGGGTGATGGATAGACAGATAGtgtttctggatccatttcacaTGTACGCGACAAAACCTAAGTTCCTTTCTATATTATTTATTGATAATTATGCTAATAACAGGAGCAGCACATCTACTACCtcaatatttaactgatacttaggttttttgggttaaaacctgtatctgctatataatgccagtcaatgttttcacaattttgattgactgtgcctggtgtttaatgatgatgatgatgcagaggGTGCTGTGGACTGAGCAAAGGAGCAGCCCGGCCGCGTGGGGTCCTCTCGCTCCTCCCCTCTCGCTTCCCGCCGGCCTCGACTGGCCCCTCTGGCCTCCCCGTCTCGCTCGCCAGTCCTCCCGTCTCCCGGCGTGCCCCGcgccctccttcctccccaacATGGCGCTGCTGAGAGTCCTGTCGGCGATGCCGTTGGGCTCCTCCGCTGAGGCGGCGGCGGGCGCGGGCGGCGGTTCCCCTCCGGGGCCCCGGCTCCTCCTGGCTTCGTGCCTCTGGATGCGACCGCCGGCCGGAGCGGCCCGGGCGCACGCTTGGAAGAGGGGCCGGACGCCTCCCGAAGCCTCCCAGGTAAGCCGGCCGGCCTGAGGCGGGAGGGCGAAGGCGGAAAGGAGGGTGGCGGCCTCTCTTCGCCCGGGCcagagaggggggaggaggagggaccgAAGCCCTGAGGGGAGCAAcggccggggtgggggtggggaggacgAGCCTTGGCCTCTGAGGAGGGGGGTCGGCGGCGGGTCCCTGAGGGAGGCCCTTAGTCATCGAtataagagtgtgtgtgtgtgtgtgtgtgtgtgtgtgtgtgtgtgtgtgaagagtacCGTTAATTGATAGACAAAactttgaatgttttaaaaatgttttaatttaatgtatttttatgtttacaggttgctgatttttttttgcttatttgtattttattatttctattccttatgatattaaattaaatatcaactaaaaacatggttgtatgttcaggccttccctcctgtcaatatttaattctttctttattttttctctcatttattatttgttttattattgtatgtattatggactgtttgtaaaattcttacgttttcgtatacaccttattggaagccgcccagagtggtcgaccagaccagaagggcgggatatcaatcaatcaatcaatcaatgatacCTGGTGGTATTTATAGGCTGTAAACCACCTGGAGTGGCCTCGAccaaatgggtggtataaaaattacatacatacatttatctctttctccacacacacatggtatacatacacacacagacatatatgcatacatatacagGGAGAGAGGGGGAGTACTGCATATATGTTTCACCATCTGTCTGGATCCCTGAGGGATGGTGTTGATTAAACACTGATATATGTCTGGAGGGAGAGGGGGGTAAATGATATATATTTATAAGAGTAGCTAATgaacagaagtactgtatttctcttttgAATATATATTATAAAACTGGTTGAAGCTGCTTTTTGCCTGATGCCAGTTTTgttggttgtattttttttttcatttttaaccatggttattatattgtattattatGGTCATTGTGGTACAGTGGTATACCCAGAGTGGCCATTGGCTAGATGGGCGGCGTAGAAATTGAATCAATCaaccaataaaaataattattgcaGTTATTTGTGCTATTTTTTAGCTTTGAAGATTGTTTATTATTTGATGTTGTGAGCCATTGTGAAGCCTCTCTTGGATAAAAATGGAGATATTCATAAATTGTAGTAAAATAAAATCTTAGGAGAAGTTGCAGGGAATAGGTGGAAGTATCACCTGCTCCCAGAAGAATCTCCTTGGAGaaaaatccactttttaaaatgggagaaaTGGGCAGGTGGGAATATCACGTGTTGGCTTGGGCAGAAAGACAGCCAAGGAGAGTTTTTACCTGAACAGATATTGGTGACGGACATGTTAAAGAACTCTAGTTTGCTAGTTTACACGCTCCTTGATTTCTCTTGCTTGCAACACGATAGTTAAGGAAACCACCTGATCTGTGACTGATTCACTGAATTGTCTGAACCTTGAACCTGTTGCTACTCTGATTTGTTTCTCTCCAAGGGAGCTAGGATAAAATCCATTAGCAAACCTAAAACTGGCCTTAGATATAATCTTTCTGGTTTACTGTATTAGGAGAGAAACAAATAATGTAATAGTTGCACCTTGGTTTAATACAATGGCATAAACAATAAAGCACAGATCCAACAGTGGTGAAGCAGAAGAGTTGAGGATTCCTACAGATGCTTCTGTTGTACAAATGTAgcctatacagtatattttaagtTTATCTGGGGTGCTGTGTCAGTGTCAGAACTGACTCTTATCTACTGATGCTGAAGAAGGTGAGAATCTTGTCAGGAAGGAGGACACTGGGAGTCTTCATAAAGTGCTGTGGTTGTGATGATATGTGTATTTTGTAGTTGTCTGAGAGGCTGTGATAGGCTGGTGCCAAGGCTGTGTATTAATTGATAGCCGAAGTCGCCCCCTTCTGCAGTTACAGCCAGTAACGTTTCATAGCTTAAGAGAGTATGCTTCAGAAAGCACACGCTGTCCTGGAAGATCTGTACCTTGAGGCTGATCATAGAATTTTGGGGAGAAATTGATTTTCCTTAAGAACAAAGAAGAGCTATGCTGTATGGGCTGAAAACTTGCCTAGTATGGCTTTTCTGTTTTCTGCAGTGGCCAATCAGATCCATATGGGAAACCGGAAAGGAGCACCTTCCTTTGGATAGGATTCCTCAACAACTAGTGTTCAGAGAATAACTGAACAAAGGAGGAGGATATCCTAACTACTATCACTCAATTCCCATTTTAAAGCCATATAATTAAAACTATTGCTACGTCTTATGGTAGCATCAGGatggattaaaatcaatttttaaaaaatcaaaaacattggatttttaaaatttaaattggattttaaacattttt
Encoded proteins:
- the UPRT gene encoding uracil phosphoribosyltransferase homolog isoform X2; the encoded protein is MGKAEGRVRAGSQEGGGAPRRRKGGADPWPSLWAPSVGVEWQARRPMGGRRGLRGEPERRASAWPGGRLAGLPACPQRRRRRRMERRRRRMPCHDQRVGSGGGGGGSGGGGGASSSSANGASRQPPPGGIGEGDRETAGGGGGGGAASPPPPPPAAAAASRLLRFADAGPEGDDSPSPDSSSVVGGACGCYCGDGHGGGGCSSSSSGTRCSNGALEGAAAARPAQGSPAGSLEAPTPQLKLLPMNDQIRELQTIIRDNRIGPTGIPLGFRIGTFLHALPPHNSLVRTASRGDFVFSADRLIRLVVEEGLNQLPYTECTVTTPTGYKYEGVKFEKGNCGVSIMRSGEAMEQGLRDCCRSIRIGKILIQSDEETQRAKVYYAKFPPDIYRRKVLLMYPILSTGNTVIEAVKVLIEHGVQPNVIILLSLFSTPHGAKSIIQEFPDITILTTEVHPVAPTHFGQKYFGTD
- the UPRT gene encoding uracil phosphoribosyltransferase homolog isoform X4 produces the protein MGKAEGRVRAGSQEGGGAPRRRKGGADPWPSLWAPSVGVEWQARRPMGGRRGLRGEPERRASAWPGGRLAGLPACPQRRRRRRMERRRRRMPCHDQRVGSGGGGGGSGGGGGASSSSANGASRQPPPGGIGEGDRETAGGGGGGGAASPPPPPPAAAAASRLLRFADAGPEGDDSPSPDSSSVVGGACGCYCGDGHGGGGCSSSSSGTRCSNGALEGAAAARPAQGSPAGSLEAPTPQLKLLPMNDQIRELQTIIRDKTASRGDFVFSADRLIRLVVEEGLNQLPYTECTVTTPTGYKYEGVKFEKGNCGVSIMRSGEAMEQGLRDCCRSIRIGKILIQSDEETQRAKVYYAKFPPDIYRRKVLLMYPILSTGNTVIEAVKVLIEHGVQPNVIILLSLFSTPHGAKSIIQEFPDITILTTEVHPVAPTHFGQKYFGTD
- the UPRT gene encoding uracil phosphoribosyltransferase homolog isoform X1; the encoded protein is MGKAEGRVRAGSQEGGGAPRRRKGGADPWPSLWAPSVGVEWQARRPMGGRRGLRGEPERRASAWPGGRLAGLPACPQRRRRRRMERRRRRMPCHDQRVGSGGGGGGSGGGGGASSSSANGASRQPPPGGIGEGDRETAGGGGGGGAASPPPPPPAAAAASRLLRFADAGPEGDDSPSPDSSSVVGGACGCYCGDGHGGGGCSSSSSGTRCSNGALEGAAAARPAQGSPAGSLEAPTPQLKLLPMNDQIRELQTIIRDNRIGPTGIPLGFRIGTFLHALPPHNSLVRTASRGDFVFSADRLIRLVVEEGLNQLPYTECTVTTPTGYKYEGVKFEKGNCGVSIMRSGEAMEQGLRDCCRSIRIGKILIQSDEETQRAKVYYAKFPPDIYRRKVLLMYPILSEWLTSTGNTVIEAVKVLIEHGVQPNVIILLSLFSTPHGAKSIIQEFPDITILTTEVHPVAPTHFGQKYFGTD
- the UPRT gene encoding uracil phosphoribosyltransferase homolog isoform X3 produces the protein MGKAEGRVRAGSQEGGGAPRRRKGGADPWPSLWAPSVGVEWQARRPMGGRRGLRGEPERRASAWPGGRLAGLPACPQRRRRRRMERRRRRMPCHDQRVGSGGGGGGSGGGGGASSSSANGASRQPPPGGIGEGDRETAGGGGGGGAASPPPPPPAAAAASRLLRFADAGPEGDDSPSPDSSSVVGGACGCYCGDGHGGGGCSSSSSGTRCSNGALEGAAAARPAQGSPAGSLEAPTPQLKLLPMNDQIRELQTIIRDKTASRGDFVFSADRLIRLVVEEGLNQLPYTECTVTTPTGYKYEGVKFEKGNCGVSIMRSGEAMEQGLRDCCRSIRIGKILIQSDEETQRAKVYYAKFPPDIYRRKVLLMYPILSEWLTSTGNTVIEAVKVLIEHGVQPNVIILLSLFSTPHGAKSIIQEFPDITILTTEVHPVAPTHFGQKYFGTD